Proteins encoded together in one Macadamia integrifolia cultivar HAES 741 chromosome 8, SCU_Mint_v3, whole genome shotgun sequence window:
- the LOC122085927 gene encoding YTH domain-containing protein 1 isoform X3, translating into MFSPRGIPGERLDHEDSSADTGKENASVVDSSMTESKHDLENFNDPGSNYMENEVCYPCRTEEQIHSPSQVENSTAMKDGRPYTTRYFIIKSLNHHNIQLSIEKGIWATQVMNEPILEAAYRSSDRVILIFSVNMSGFFQGYAQMMSSVGWRRDSVWSNASGGSNPWGRTFKVKWLRLNNLAFQKTLHLKNPLNDYKPVKISRDCQELSQEIGEALCELIDGNIDTDGNLKRTNFTRDELFIKRPCLESPLPLQDEFFHIAPCNMPWTRTPLAYPSVLYQHISEGEASNFHFAHGRSPRGFLPNNPPTNFEASKSSLKKSSCDHGNHNNKPGNMDMSFQLNSGGLSTKRSHLVDSLSEDDFLEMIANIKRPLQSK; encoded by the exons ATGTTTTCACCGAGAGGAATTCCTGGGGAGAGGCTGGATCACGAG GATTCATCAGCTGATACTGGGAAGGAGAATGCATCTGTTGTGGATTCATCAATGACTGAATCCAAACATGACTTGGAGAATTTTAATGATCCAG GTTCGAACTACATGGAGAATGAGGTGTGCTATCCCTGTCGAACAGAAGAGCAAATTCATTCTCCCAGCCAAGTAGAAAATTCTACTGCAATGAAAGATGGAAGACCTTATACAACTAGATACTTCATCATTAAAAGTTTGAACCATCACAATATCCAACTATCAATTGAGAAAGGAATTTGGGCCACTCAGGTCATGAATGAACCAATCTTGGAAGCAGCCTATCGT AGCTCTGACAGAGTTATTCTAATATTTAGTGTCAACATGAGCGGTTTCTTCCAAGGGTATGCCCAGATGATGTCTTCTGTTGGCTGGAGGCGAGACAGTGTCTGGAGTAATGCCAGTGGTGGAAGTAATCCATGGGGGCGCACTTTTAAAGTTAAATGGTTGCGATTAAATAACTTGGCTTTTCAAAAGACTCTTCATCTCAAGAATCCACTAAATGACTACAAGCCTGTCAAAATTAGCAGAGACTGCCAG GAGTTATCTCAAGAAATCGGTGAAGCTCTTTGTGAGCTCATCGATGGAAATATTGATACAGATGGGAATCTGAAAAG GACCAATTTTACTAGGGATGAATTGTTTATAAAAAGACCTTGTTTGGAATCTCCACTTCCCCTTCAAGATGAATTTTTTCATATTGCGCCATGTAATATGCCATGGACCAGGACACCTTTGGCTTATCCTTCCGTGCTCTACCAACACATCTCAGAAGGCGAAGCAAGTAATTTCCATTTTGCACATGGAAGATCTCCTAGGGGATTTCTTCCAAATAATCCCCCTACCAATTTTGAGGCATCAAAAAGTTCACTGAAGAAATCTTCATGTGATCATGGGAATCACAATAACAAACCAGGGAATATGGATATGTCTTTTCAGCTGAATAGTGGGGGTCTGTCTACAAAAAGAAGCCATCTTGTTGATTCCCTATCTGAGGATGATTTTCTTGAAATG